One region of Salvia miltiorrhiza cultivar Shanhuang (shh) chromosome 3, IMPLAD_Smil_shh, whole genome shotgun sequence genomic DNA includes:
- the LOC131014359 gene encoding uncharacterized protein LOC131014359 encodes MLIKSDLTTTNSSPPMPVPTVCGNCGAEERRLLHQVRHRSIFRRLCTTCVLRLHPQAFCPTCFQVYPSTLPNDVVRTCVKCYSHSHSHCVDAAGAPPPNPYVCPLCVNPSAPIFKLKSAKDANVEIDGAMNARAENCRVMDRDAAKMLLAAAKIASTSMNKAAVAAKAEAERRVKEAAYTRKRAKEALEHVAHLVIKEKARRKEAVLVGRGYGGIVSNGGGYTAPPAKMGPEISANVGVSNRNSGVASVPSVSPPFVVAEENISNVVNVDRDNSNQVLAALNAVELRENEKMTAQGEGSSAPMDVDDSVMRPNVGENVAGLIEEMNHDNSSDRANFTDMETDAGNVSNHGEKLDGVNNEMVLVQPGEHLMQNKENDKGGQHVNGGTI; translated from the coding sequence ATGCTGATAAAATCGGATCTTACAACCACCAATTCTTCGCCCCCCATGCCGGTGCCCACGGTGTGCGGTAACTGCGGCGCGGAGGAGCGGCGGCTTCTCCATCAGGTCCGCCACCGAAGCATCTTCCGCCGTCTTTGCACCACCTGCGTCCTCCGCCTCCATCCGCAGGCCTTCTGCCCTACATGCTTCCAGGTTTACCCCTCAACCCTCCCAAACGACGTCGTGCGCACCTGCGTCAAGTGCTACTCCCACTCCCACTCTCATTGCGTCGACGCCGCCGGCGCCCCCCCTCCGAATCCCTACGTTTGCCCCCTCTGCGTCAACCCTAGTGCGccaattttcaaattgaagTCGGCCAAGGACGCGAATGTCGAGATCGATGGGGCGATGAATGCGAGGGCTGAGAATTGCAGGGTGATGGACAGAGATGCAGCGAAGATGTTGTTGGCGGCGGCAAAAATTGCGTCTACGTCAATGAATAAAGCGGCGGTGGCTGCCAAGGCTGAGGCTGAGAGGCGGGTTAAGGAGGCAGCGTACACGAGAAAAAGGGCCAAGGAGGCGCTGGAGCACGTTGCTCATTTGGTGATTAAGGAGAAGGCGAGGAGGAAAGAGGCTGTTTTGGTAGGGCGTGGATACGGTGGAATTGTCAGCAATGGTGGTGGTTATACTGCCCCGCCTGCTAAAATGGGGCCAGAGATTAGTGCAAATGTAGGCGTTAGCAATCGGAATAGTGGTGTGGCCAGTGTGCCTAGTGTTTCGCCGCCATTTGTAGTTGCAGAAGAGAATATTAGTAATGTAGTGAATGTGGATAGAGATAACTCGAATCAGGTGTTGGCGGCACTGAATGCTGTTGAGTTAAGGGAGAATGAAAAAATGACTGCACAGGGTGAGGGATCATCAGCCCCGATGGATGTTGATGACAGTGTAATGAGACCGAATGTTGGAGAAAATGTTGCAGGATTGATTGAAGAAATGAACCATGATAACAGTAGTGATCGTGCAAATTTTACAGATATGGAGACTGATGCAGGGAATGTCAGTAATCATGGGGAGAAACTTGATGGTGTGAATAATGAGATGGTTTTGGTTCAACCAGGGGAGCATCTGATGCAGAATAAGGAAAATGATAAGGGCGGACAACATGTTAATGGTGGCACGATATAG